The nucleotide sequence tacatttattatcaaattttaagtgttttcttaataagtgtgaaaattcCAAAACATGGATCatttaggaacagagggagtatagattaacaaaatttatattttatttaattacaatttactaaaatattaatatattttttgtttaagaaaCTCTCGGAATTCTCATTGATAATGTTGTTCAAGGCATGTTTGGAGATGCTTGGCTCAAAGTTTTGAGAACccccaaaatattatatttcttgTTTAATGTTTTGTTGAGAATTTAGTATGAGAGTGCTCTAATCGGTGTTATAAGTAGAGTTGGgataaaaaagagagagaaaactcTAACTTCTCACTAAAAAGAGGCTTTAGAAATTGGTTGTTTACGGTGGCCGGTGGCTTTTGCATCGTGGTTATCAATTTTTGCTGGTCTGTTCTCTGGTGTTCTTTGTTTCTTTGGTCTTTCCAGCATAGTTGGCTCCTTAAAGGTGCATGTCTGGTTTTTTGGGTTCCGGTATCACACCTTTTGTTTGGTGGATGACTGGCTTTGTCTATGGGGCCGTGCCGTCTTTTTCGGCGGTGGTCGCCGGCTTTTAGTTCCGGGAGTGAAGGTTTCTAAAACTTCGCATTGTCGGTGGCTCTGTTTCTCCCAGGTCGATTTGAAGCTTTTCGATGGACGGAGATCTGTCAGCACAAGCATGGTGGGTGTATTGGTGTTTCTCGGATGAGATCGCGACTGGTCGATGCTTTCCGTGGAAGGATGGTTTGGTGTTGAAGGGAGGCACGATGTGATTCCGTCTCCGGTGATTCGCTGTAAAACGTCGGTGAGTGTATCCGGAGGTGGTTTCTCGAAACAACGATGACGTGTGAAGAGTAGGGTAACGTGTGTTTCCTCGCAATTGAGGTTTCAACGCGTGGTCAAGCCATGTTCTTATTTCGACACGTGATGCACGGAGCGTCTCATGGGTTTAGgtttttagagttttgggtttttAGGTGTAGTAATTGTGATCCATGTCGGGTGGACTGATGGGCTTGACTCCCAAATGTTTGTTCCTTTGCTTGTCTTTCTTTGGATTTTATGTAGTTTCTTTTTCGAGTTTTAGTTgctttaataataatattagtagatggcaaaaaaaaaagtaaaactgagatttaaatgtttatttgcGGTTCCCGTTTGATCTGTTGCGTGGCGGGTGCAGATCGAGTCTAATTTAAATGGACGGATGGTTGAATTTGATTTACAGTATCTactaaaaaattgtaaaaaaaagacagtaaaaattatataattttcattataaatatattattatattattttttataacaataatgattttattaaaaattatattatctgcGGGTTCCGCTGCTTGCAAATCTGGACATGATTTTTCTTCGAGTGTTATGAAAGTCAAAATTTTAATCAAGAAAAATTGACCGGGTCGGCGGATGGACTAGCAACCCCAGCTCTAGTTACAAGAGTGGTGCTCTTTGGTTTGTGGTAGGGGGATTTTAAGAGATATTATGCAATGGAGAAAACGAGAAGGTTCTCCTTCAACACAGCAGAAACTGATCAAGGAGATTGACAAGGCCATGAAGAACAGATGTAGCTCGCGCTGAGGAAGCTGGGAGACACTCGGTTTGAGGAAGGGCTACACGACTGGCTAGCCTCAAGACCAAACAGTTGATGATTTTATTGTTTCATAGTCTGTAAAAAGTTAACTTTCAATTCTTGATCGCATCACTCGGATGTaacaacgtttttttttttgaataatttaacATTCACTAGATATTGACCCGCGCGATCGCGCGGGTGTTtgatttcaatttgttttattaacgTTGAAATcttgttttataaaaagttatatatttataaaaattaactatatctagttttaaaataatcaaataatttaaagttaatATTTACAAACCAAAGTaccttaaaaacaaattaccagaattcttttttttctaaaatttaaaaattgtctgaattattcaatttttttccaTAAACTCGAAATGTTCTaagattttatttgaaaatgtaATTTCTGACTTTTAACCCGAATTAACCAAAGAAACATAATCAAACTGTAAATAATGAGATCCAAAATTATCTTAGATATTAGCCGGTTCCTAACTTTGTTACCCAAATCAAAccgaaaatagaaaaaaatcaaattttctcaATAACGCTTATGTGTCTCTCTgataaatgatcataaatttttataactaaaGAACCGAAGAACAAAAGAATAGAAATAAAAACGAAACTGAAGGGTGATAAATCGTTTACACTATTAAAGGGAACTGATTTGGTTGGTTTTAACTAATGGTTAGTGATTTTCTTAAATACAGTTCGGTTGTTAATGGAAAGGAATATTATTTAGTATAATAGATAGATGCTTCACGGTTAATGCTATGTTTTAAAtgatatgttttaatttaatgacATTCTATAAAggtcaattttaaaatatcacacatgaaagaagtcatgacttctcttttaatatagtagatacaaaaaaaaaaagagaagaaaagtgGATAGAAGTTTATGGAATGATTGGTTCATATGGTGTATCTAGAAATAATTGGTTCTGATCATCGCCCAGTGATAGATAACCAAGCTGGCATGACttaattcattttaattcgTCTTGGGAACTTACAAAAAGCTTAAACATCACACTCAGAAACAGTTTCATCTAGTCTCTTGCTACACCTTAGAGCAGAACTTAAGGACACAACTTGTGTCTCCATCCCAAATCAGCTTCACAATGATCGATTCGCCCATCTCCACACAATTAGCTTTGAAGAACTCTTTGCAACCCCCTACCAGTCTTATTTTGTCACTTCTCTTCTCAGACCGCAGATCCGTAGACCACTTGACACCGTTTTTGTCCAACAGTGTCATTCTAGTTTCCTCATTGATGCTATGCCTCCTGGTAAATTGTACAGGAAGATACTGCAACAAAGAttccaaaaaaatatgattcaaGACTTGGATAGAGTGTAATCCGACAAACTGCATGTCAATGAAACTGACCAGTGTAGATTTTTCGACTTCGTAAGGTTTGAGAGTTAAGGTCACAAACAGGTTTTGGAATGGTGAAGATGATGCTTTCCACATAGAACTAGTCTTCTTGAAGCTTTTAGATTCTGTGGAAAGAGGCTCTATTTCATCACCTTCTGAGCTATCTTCAGACTCTGTGGAGGAGGGAGACTTACGTAGAACAAGAGTTCCTCCTCTTTGGATCAGTTTGAACGTGAAGAAACTTCCAGCTCTAAGTCCATTGACCCTACAGAAGCGTCTCCAACCTCGTGTGATATACATAGTTCCACATGAATTCTTTCGTTTCAAAATTAAAGTCCACGAAGTACCCTTTTCATTCATCAGAACAATCTCTCCACTTCTAGTCTCTAAACCATTAGCCCTTGCAAAACTCTTTGGAATATACTGAAGATTCATTACAATAGAAAATGGTTTTGATCAAAACCAGACCCAGAAATGAGAGCTTTTTGGTTCAAATTAGGAGTAGATACCAGCATGTCATATCGCAGGCTTGAAGGCGTGACATTAACCACATAACAAGATGGGTCTAGTGTACAAGTCTCTACTTCTCTTTTTGTattcttcttcactttcttcttgCTTTGAATCTTAACTGCAAAAGACAGAGAGTAAATCTTCAGTCATGTGTTGAAGTCAGTCTCGAAGTCACAGTTATTACAGAACAAAACTCACCAAGCTTGTTCTTGTCGTCCAAACACGCTCCATATTGTATCTCACAGCAACTAGGTCCAAACAGTGTAACGTGGAAAGCCATGTCTTTCTCTTGTCTGAAAATAACAATGTCACCAACTCGTAGATCATGTGCGAGAGCAAACTCTTTCCAACCGTCAGTGAGTCTCAGGCCGTCTTCTATCTTCACTTTCCAGGTTATCTCCGACGTGTCTGATCTCAGCTTCGCCGTGTTTTTATGCTCATTTCTTCCTTCTATATGCTTGGAGAAGAAGGCTACAGGAATTTTCTAAAGCAACATGCAAATACAAAAGCAGAACCATCAAAGAGATAGAGAAAGATTCGAAAGGAAGGGGA is from Brassica napus cultivar Da-Ae chromosome A4, Da-Ae, whole genome shotgun sequence and encodes:
- the LOC106446667 gene encoding B3 domain-containing protein REM14-like; its protein translation is MANQHFFKPLLPGFHSHLKIPVAFFSKHIEGRNEHKNTAKLRSDTSEITWKVKIEDGLRLTDGWKEFALAHDLRVGDIVIFRQEKDMAFHVTLFGPSCCEIQYGACLDDKNKLVKIQSKKKVKKNTKREVETCTLDPSCYVVNVTPSSLRYDMLYIPKSFARANGLETRSGEIVLMNEKGTSWTLILKRKNSCGTMYITRGWRRFCRVNGLRAGSFFTFKLIQRGGTLVLRKSPSSTESEDSSEGDEIEPLSTESKSFKKTSSMWKASSSPFQNLFVTLTLKPYEVEKSTLYLPVQFTRRHSINEETRMTLLDKNGVKWSTDLRSEKRSDKIRLVGGCKEFFKANCVEMGESIIVKLIWDGDTSCVLKFCSKV